In Alteromonas naphthalenivorans, one DNA window encodes the following:
- a CDS encoding MAPEG family protein has product MFIVYTYTIAGLAVIILTVLVQNIVAAVAHRKQSSYVPGKVAEDLSHDSFVFRSHRTFHNSLENVNQFIIPAILCMFIGVTPFYLAILVWVYGLCRIVHMALYYAVATERNPSPRTYFYMIGLVTNLILYVLLFISLI; this is encoded by the coding sequence ATGTTCATTGTTTACACTTACACTATCGCAGGGCTTGCGGTAATCATTTTAACGGTATTAGTTCAAAATATCGTTGCTGCAGTAGCGCATCGCAAACAGTCGTCTTATGTACCAGGAAAAGTCGCAGAAGACTTAAGTCATGACAGTTTTGTATTTAGAAGCCATAGAACGTTTCACAACTCACTTGAGAACGTAAACCAGTTTATTATTCCAGCCATACTTTGCATGTTTATTGGTGTTACGCCTTTTTATCTGGCGATCTTAGTTTGGGTGTATGGCTTATGTAGAATTGTTCATATGGCACTATACTATGCGGTAGCGACAGAGCGTAACCCAAGTCCGAGAACCTATTTTTATATGATAGGACTGGTAACTAACCTAATACTGTACGTGCTTCTTTTTATATCGTTAATTTAA
- a CDS encoding tetratricopeptide repeat protein: MLLRHLITALLVFIGSAMLGCASTTPVVAKNPYPALHDHLFPSYASFPIETEEEVFALEEDAQLFVDEAVFESGGKTTNVKGLISSIFDHSEMGLLYRSNANSVASETFYNRSANCLSLSIMTYAMAQHAGYDATFYEVDIPEYWTRRDGFSFLNGHVNLTINVPKDPLVTNIGPSSADVDFDPQMIRTHFPRVPVTKRLVLSMFYNNKGADALIANSYTRAYSYFRAAAVLSPELQQSWVNLGVLYRMVDAFEAAEQSYQFALNLDENNLTAWDNLSILYYHQGLFDKSAQIKAKVEAQRKENPFYHFILGEQALDEGELADALEHFQRALRLDNTRHEVFFGLAKVYYEIGDISNAERYIKRAIQLAPNSQDENRYMSKLSTIALNY; this comes from the coding sequence ATGTTACTTCGACATCTTATTACTGCACTACTCGTTTTTATCGGTTCAGCTATGCTAGGTTGTGCTAGCACTACGCCCGTTGTTGCCAAGAATCCTTATCCTGCATTACACGACCATCTATTTCCAAGTTATGCGTCTTTTCCAATTGAAACGGAAGAGGAGGTATTTGCACTAGAAGAAGATGCTCAGTTATTTGTCGATGAGGCTGTTTTTGAGTCGGGAGGAAAAACAACCAACGTAAAAGGTCTGATCTCGTCAATCTTTGACCATTCTGAAATGGGACTATTGTACCGCAGCAATGCGAACTCGGTTGCCAGTGAGACGTTTTATAATCGTTCTGCCAACTGCCTTTCTTTGTCTATCATGACTTACGCTATGGCTCAGCACGCAGGCTACGATGCCACGTTCTATGAAGTAGATATACCCGAGTATTGGACAAGGCGTGACGGCTTCAGCTTTTTAAATGGTCACGTAAACTTAACTATCAATGTCCCGAAAGATCCATTAGTGACCAACATCGGACCAAGTAGTGCAGATGTTGATTTTGACCCACAAATGATCAGAACGCACTTTCCACGGGTGCCGGTTACCAAGCGCCTCGTGCTGTCTATGTTCTATAACAACAAAGGCGCCGATGCGCTAATTGCCAACAGTTATACGCGGGCATACAGCTACTTTAGGGCTGCTGCAGTATTATCGCCAGAGTTACAACAAAGTTGGGTCAATTTAGGTGTGCTTTACCGTATGGTCGACGCATTTGAAGCCGCAGAGCAAAGTTATCAGTTTGCGTTAAATCTAGATGAGAACAATCTGACCGCGTGGGACAACTTGTCTATTTTGTATTACCACCAAGGGTTATTTGATAAATCAGCACAAATTAAAGCAAAGGTAGAAGCGCAACGAAAAGAAAATCCTTTTTATCATTTCATTCTTGGGGAGCAAGCTTTGGACGAAGGGGAGTTAGCAGATGCATTGGAACATTTCCAACGCGCGCTTCGCTTAGATAATACCAGACACGAAGTGTTTTTTGGGTTGGCTAAAGTGTATTACGAGATAGGAGATATCAGTAACGCTGAGCGTTACATCAAACGCGCAATTCAACTTGCACCCAATTCACAAGATGAGAACCGGTACATGAGTAAGCTTTCCACGATTGCTCTGAACTACTAA
- a CDS encoding isopenicillin N synthase family dioxygenase, with translation MQLVAVDYTAENAQEEFVKSLRETGFGVLKNHPIQQSLVQGIYDSWQGFFDSEEKNDYLYNKGKQDGFFPQSVSEVAKGFTKKDIKEYFHYYPWGQCPDELRPLLSQYYSEANTLASELLGWIEKHSPEEVSNKYSQPLGDMIKDSDQTLLRVLHYPPLSGEEEVDAIRAAAHEDINLITILPASNEPGLQVKAQDGSWLDVPCDFGSLIVNIGDMLQEASGHYFPSTTHRVVNPDGADMTKSRISLPLFLHPRPDVKLSERHTAGTYLQERLKELGVI, from the coding sequence ATGCAATTAGTTGCTGTTGATTACACGGCGGAAAACGCCCAAGAAGAATTCGTTAAGTCACTACGAGAGACGGGCTTTGGGGTATTGAAAAACCACCCCATTCAACAGTCACTGGTGCAAGGCATATACGATAGCTGGCAAGGATTTTTCGATAGCGAAGAAAAAAATGACTACCTTTACAACAAAGGTAAGCAAGATGGATTCTTCCCTCAAAGTGTTTCAGAGGTAGCTAAAGGCTTCACGAAAAAAGATATTAAAGAGTACTTCCATTACTACCCATGGGGACAATGTCCTGACGAACTTCGTCCGTTGCTGTCGCAGTACTATTCAGAAGCTAACACGCTTGCTTCTGAACTATTAGGCTGGATTGAGAAACATTCTCCAGAAGAAGTCAGCAATAAGTACAGCCAACCGTTAGGCGACATGATCAAAGATTCAGATCAGACGCTACTACGTGTACTTCACTATCCACCATTAAGTGGCGAAGAAGAAGTAGATGCTATTCGCGCAGCGGCTCACGAAGATATTAATCTTATTACTATTCTTCCTGCTTCTAACGAGCCAGGGTTACAAGTAAAAGCGCAAGATGGCAGTTGGTTAGACGTACCTTGCGATTTTGGTAGCCTGATTGTGAATATCGGCGATATGCTTCAAGAAGCTTCAGGTCACTACTTCCCATCAACGACACACCGTGTTGTGAATCCAGATGGCGCAGACATGACCAAGTCGCGTATTTCATTGCCACTATTCTTACACCCTCGTCCGGATGTAAAGCTTTCAGAACGTCATACTGCGGGTACTTACCTGCAAGAGCGTTTGAAAGAGCTAGGTGTTATCTAA
- a CDS encoding diguanylate cyclase has product MFIEQVNKRTLSDCHLLIVDDQASSRMILEGLLDEMVSCTSVSSGAAALAYCEENTPDLILMDVYMPDMDGHQVAKALRENPSKSDIPIIFVTATTSDEAQSKCWNSGCVDFVTKPINACTLQNRVKAHLNHKLKNDLLENLIYIDRLTGAYNRHYLEDYLPRLMKDGKRSHNPLSLVLFDVDDFKRFNDRYGHMEGDSCLWRLSKAINDSLLRPMDKLVRVGGEEFLVILPSTDKKGAKLVANRLLETVFNLNIPHADSNLARVTISAGVATKNPDDNKTIDFTMLQADKSLYAAKGQGRNCVVSSVEKAHNVMEPEI; this is encoded by the coding sequence ATGTTTATTGAGCAAGTAAATAAACGAACATTATCAGACTGCCATTTATTAATTGTAGATGATCAAGCAAGCTCTCGAATGATTTTGGAAGGGCTTCTTGATGAGATGGTAAGTTGTACATCTGTTTCTTCCGGTGCAGCAGCGCTTGCTTACTGTGAAGAAAACACGCCTGACCTTATCTTGATGGATGTTTATATGCCAGACATGGATGGCCATCAAGTTGCAAAAGCCTTGCGTGAAAACCCGAGCAAGTCTGATATTCCAATTATCTTCGTTACCGCAACAACATCTGACGAAGCCCAATCAAAATGCTGGAATTCTGGCTGTGTTGATTTTGTGACCAAACCTATTAATGCATGCACGTTACAAAATCGCGTGAAAGCGCACCTCAATCATAAGCTCAAAAATGATCTGTTAGAAAATCTCATTTATATCGATAGGCTAACAGGCGCCTATAATAGACATTATTTAGAAGACTACCTTCCGCGCTTGATGAAAGATGGCAAGCGGAGTCATAACCCTCTTTCTCTTGTACTTTTCGATGTTGATGACTTTAAGCGGTTCAACGACCGATATGGGCATATGGAAGGCGATAGCTGCTTATGGAGGCTTAGCAAGGCAATTAACGATAGCTTGTTGCGTCCTATGGACAAATTAGTTCGTGTGGGCGGTGAAGAGTTTTTAGTTATTCTACCTAGCACTGATAAAAAAGGCGCAAAATTAGTCGCCAATCGACTTTTGGAAACCGTGTTTAATTTAAACATTCCCCACGCTGATTCAAACCTTGCAAGAGTGACAATTAGCGCTGGGGTAGCAACTAAAAATCCAGACGACAACAAAACCATCGACTTCACTATGCTGCAAGCTGATAAAAGCCTCTATGCTGCAAAAGGGCAAGGTAGAAACTGTGTCGTAAGTAGCGTGGAAAAGGCTCACAATGTTATGGAGCCGGAAATTTAA
- the udk gene encoding uridine kinase, which translates to MQSPLIIAISGASGSGKSLFTENLFNGFSAQGRPVQVLREDHYYRAQDHLPMEAREKNNYDHPNAFEHELLKAHLQALREGQPIDYPHYCFKTHTRLPDTELLNPAPVIILEGIMLLARADLLPLYDVKIFVDTPLDICLMRRMIRDIKERGRTIESVAKQYEETVKPMYHQFIEPSRFTADVVVTQGGKNQIALDVIKSHIQQALL; encoded by the coding sequence ATGCAATCGCCTTTAATTATTGCCATTTCTGGAGCTTCAGGCTCTGGAAAGTCACTGTTTACCGAAAATTTGTTTAACGGCTTCTCTGCTCAAGGAAGGCCTGTGCAAGTGCTTCGCGAAGATCACTATTATCGCGCTCAAGACCACTTGCCCATGGAAGCACGAGAAAAAAACAACTACGACCACCCCAATGCATTTGAGCATGAATTGCTTAAAGCGCATTTGCAGGCACTGCGAGAAGGTCAGCCTATTGACTATCCTCATTACTGCTTTAAAACGCATACTCGCCTGCCTGACACAGAACTTTTGAACCCGGCGCCAGTCATTATTCTTGAAGGAATTATGCTGCTTGCTCGTGCAGATCTTCTGCCACTTTATGACGTTAAAATCTTTGTCGATACCCCACTCGATATTTGTCTTATGCGCCGCATGATACGAGATATTAAAGAGCGTGGGCGCACTATCGAGTCAGTTGCCAAACAGTACGAAGAGACTGTAAAACCGATGTATCACCAATTTATCGAGCCAAGCCGGTTCACTGCTGATGTAGTAGTTACACAAGGTGGTAAAAACCAAATTGCTCTAGATGTGATCAAATCTCACATACAGCAAGCGCTTCTATAA
- a CDS encoding DUF294 nucleotidyltransferase-like domain-containing protein, with protein sequence MTAIAQQVADFVAASAPFDTLDVDSLTDLLTSAELLYVTKENLKTLVGQSRRIYLIQSGQFSVSTEQDAPRYVSEGDYFGFQRVLDGRDYPMSVTVESPGLVYSFDEAPFKALLRFDSINTFFNGLRHDALQNQAITESKSMWLYKPLCDLTEKAPIGTDVNTPIQQAAQLMTDNRVSSLLITEAGQLVGIVTDRDLRSRVVAAGVALTNPVSSVMTSSPANVASNLTLFDAMALMTEKNIHHLPILDKDSHEPVGMVTASDIVRHQRGSVLFIIGELSKASNLYELTRLAWQLPHYFSAHAKHAGDYDIAGKVLSQATDIMTRKLIGFFQQEHGKAGMMFSWLVYGSQAREDQTMGSDQDNALLLAKLPSQAQADYFAAMADYVCKGLAKCGIKLCSGNIMASNPELRLTLEQAVEQARKWVNAPTKDAIMHFNIFLDARCAAGDVGLFKTLQRQRMPLLKQSLFLAALSRHANEVSVPLSMFQKFTYEKGGKLKDTIDLKVRAVALINNIARIYALAGGISVPGTLARLSLLPENSELSTKDAANLRDIWIFLNRLRWRHQLQHNVADNSVSVSSLSSIEKHQLKASFQAIERAQKAIIINFSGGMA encoded by the coding sequence ATGACAGCTATTGCCCAGCAAGTCGCAGATTTTGTTGCTGCATCTGCGCCCTTTGATACGCTTGATGTGGATTCATTAACTGATTTACTTACCTCGGCAGAATTGCTTTACGTAACAAAAGAAAACCTAAAGACCTTAGTTGGACAATCTCGCCGAATTTATCTCATTCAAAGCGGCCAGTTTTCGGTAAGTACCGAGCAAGACGCCCCCCGTTATGTTAGTGAAGGGGACTACTTTGGCTTCCAGCGTGTTTTGGATGGTAGAGACTATCCAATGTCGGTGACGGTAGAGAGCCCAGGTCTAGTGTACAGCTTTGATGAAGCACCATTTAAAGCGCTTCTTCGTTTCGATAGCATTAATACTTTTTTTAATGGATTGCGACATGATGCACTACAAAATCAGGCTATAACAGAGTCAAAATCTATGTGGTTGTACAAACCACTTTGTGATTTAACAGAAAAAGCACCCATTGGCACCGATGTAAATACGCCCATTCAACAAGCGGCTCAACTGATGACCGATAACCGGGTGTCGTCTCTTCTCATTACTGAAGCAGGGCAGCTAGTGGGTATCGTTACCGATAGAGATTTACGTTCCCGAGTGGTTGCCGCTGGTGTTGCGCTGACGAACCCTGTTAGCAGTGTTATGACCTCGTCGCCAGCGAACGTTGCCAGTAACCTAACGTTATTCGACGCCATGGCATTAATGACCGAAAAAAACATTCATCATCTGCCTATTTTAGATAAAGACAGTCATGAACCCGTGGGGATGGTGACGGCCAGTGATATTGTTCGCCATCAACGAGGCAGCGTTCTATTCATTATTGGCGAATTGTCGAAAGCGAGCAATTTGTACGAATTAACACGTTTAGCGTGGCAGCTTCCACATTACTTTTCTGCACATGCTAAACACGCAGGCGATTATGATATTGCAGGTAAAGTGCTATCTCAGGCCACTGATATTATGACGCGAAAACTCATTGGCTTCTTTCAGCAAGAACATGGTAAAGCCGGCATGATGTTTTCGTGGCTAGTCTATGGCTCACAAGCGAGAGAAGATCAGACAATGGGATCGGATCAAGACAACGCGTTGCTATTAGCTAAATTGCCCTCGCAAGCACAAGCCGATTACTTTGCCGCCATGGCTGACTATGTCTGCAAGGGATTAGCAAAATGTGGTATTAAGCTATGCAGTGGCAATATTATGGCGAGTAATCCCGAGCTGAGGTTAACGTTAGAGCAAGCGGTTGAACAAGCGCGGAAATGGGTAAATGCGCCTACCAAAGATGCCATTATGCACTTTAATATCTTTCTTGATGCACGCTGCGCCGCGGGTGATGTGGGCTTGTTTAAAACGCTACAACGTCAAAGAATGCCCCTGCTTAAACAAAGTTTATTTCTTGCGGCATTGTCCCGTCATGCAAATGAAGTCTCTGTACCTCTTTCTATGTTTCAAAAATTTACTTATGAGAAGGGAGGGAAGCTGAAAGATACGATCGATTTAAAAGTACGTGCGGTGGCACTGATCAACAATATTGCGCGTATTTATGCCCTAGCAGGAGGGATATCAGTACCTGGCACTCTCGCAAGGCTATCTCTGTTGCCCGAAAATTCTGAGCTTTCTACCAAAGATGCAGCGAATTTGCGGGATATTTGGATATTTTTAAATCGATTACGCTGGCGGCACCAACTTCAGCATAACGTGGCAGATAATAGTGTGTCAGTGTCGTCTTTATCTTCTATAGAAAAGCATCAACTAAAGGCATCGTTTCAAGCTATCGAAAGAGCCCAAAAAGCAATTATCATAAATTTTTCCGGTGGCATGGCATAG
- a CDS encoding PhnD/SsuA/transferrin family substrate-binding protein, producing MPIVRIIATGRWIILLIAALVCGSAGYFSKKIEFIPVPPQTGRTLTCQTELQNNLDTFSVYVTDGSIANMALERLCDNKIIKRQFGQVRVIVGQSDYDTFRYINHGVVDLALIKRNVVDAFGADQIYGLTLIASHPNYSAFFISQREKPLLEKEYLLGKRIGLLDYPSSRSGHIVPKTILQNLGLTENNVDIVYFNSHKDLRRALLAGEVDIISSYWAEEDAQILSKNYATPLLKSVSGMQWFLKMQMQNTDLLCAMQSVVKDIADSHARPYYKTLVLVNGCSEDE from the coding sequence TTGCCAATAGTCAGAATTATTGCTACCGGAAGGTGGATCATACTCCTTATTGCCGCACTTGTTTGCGGTAGTGCCGGCTATTTTTCAAAGAAAATAGAATTTATTCCGGTACCTCCTCAAACTGGTCGAACTTTAACCTGCCAAACCGAGTTACAAAATAATTTAGATACCTTTTCAGTGTATGTCACAGATGGGTCTATCGCGAATATGGCGTTAGAACGTTTATGCGACAATAAAATCATCAAAAGACAATTTGGCCAAGTCAGGGTCATCGTCGGGCAAAGCGACTATGATACCTTTCGATATATAAACCATGGAGTGGTCGATTTAGCGCTAATTAAACGTAATGTAGTTGATGCTTTCGGTGCAGATCAAATTTATGGTTTAACCCTAATAGCCTCGCACCCCAATTACAGCGCTTTCTTTATATCTCAGCGTGAAAAGCCCCTGCTTGAAAAAGAGTACTTGCTTGGCAAACGAATTGGCCTGCTCGATTACCCTTCCAGCCGCTCAGGACACATAGTTCCAAAAACCATACTTCAAAACCTTGGGCTAACTGAGAATAACGTGGACATTGTGTACTTCAATTCCCACAAAGATCTGCGCAGAGCATTGCTTGCTGGTGAAGTCGATATTATTTCATCGTACTGGGCCGAAGAAGATGCGCAAATTTTGTCTAAGAACTACGCAACGCCTCTACTAAAAAGTGTTAGCGGCATGCAATGGTTTTTGAAGATGCAAATGCAAAACACCGATTTACTCTGCGCCATGCAGTCTGTAGTGAAAGACATAGCCGACTCTCACGCACGTCCCTATTACAAAACCTTAGTTCTCGTGAATGGATGTAGTGAAGATGAGTAA
- a CDS encoding fasciclin domain-containing protein, giving the protein MRKLIPLVMMSLMSLSAFAGHHMESEKTDIVDTAASQETFSTLVTAVKAADLVDTLKGDGPFTVFAPTNKAFSKLPEGTVEMLLKPENKALLTQVLTYHVVSGKVMAEDVMSLTSATTVEGSDVKVVTAMGKVMIDDATVTKADVKTSNGVIHVIDTVLLPAEVKKAL; this is encoded by the coding sequence ATGCGTAAGTTAATCCCATTGGTAATGATGAGTTTGATGAGTCTTTCTGCTTTTGCTGGCCATCATATGGAGTCCGAGAAAACTGATATTGTTGATACTGCTGCTAGTCAAGAAACATTCTCAACATTGGTGACTGCTGTAAAAGCCGCCGACCTAGTAGACACACTAAAAGGTGACGGTCCTTTCACTGTATTCGCTCCTACCAACAAAGCCTTCTCTAAATTACCTGAAGGTACCGTAGAGATGTTATTGAAGCCTGAAAATAAGGCGCTATTAACACAAGTACTTACTTACCATGTAGTATCCGGTAAAGTCATGGCGGAAGATGTTATGTCGCTGACTAGTGCAACTACTGTTGAAGGCAGTGATGTGAAGGTGGTTACCGCCATGGGCAAAGTGATGATTGATGATGCAACAGTAACGAAAGCTGATGTAAAAACATCAAATGGTGTGATTCACGTTATCGATACTGTACTGCTTCCTGCTGAAGTTAAAAAAGCGTTATAG
- a CDS encoding 3'-5' exonuclease — translation MLQWLSNWLSGRGPSSFDRFKNATLQDTTLMSIDLELTSLNANESEITSFGWVCGRNSSIALETSAYSVVKTKASLGQSPVIHGLIQDNIAKGEKIEDVLTKFTAQLPSKVLVIHNANLDLAVLDAVFRRLNLPAQEVYYIDTLQLALYELKKEHEVVPSNSASLGACLLRAGLPAVPQHNALEDAMAALLLCYAQLASLGLTQQSCLADLSHTKALGKKTLGVVKP, via the coding sequence ATGTTGCAATGGCTAAGTAACTGGTTATCTGGGCGCGGTCCATCATCATTCGATAGGTTCAAAAACGCGACCTTACAAGACACTACCCTTATGTCGATTGATTTAGAGCTGACCTCCTTAAACGCCAATGAGTCAGAAATTACCTCTTTTGGCTGGGTATGTGGGCGTAATAGTAGCATTGCTCTAGAAACTAGCGCTTATAGCGTTGTGAAAACCAAGGCGTCTTTAGGGCAAAGCCCCGTTATCCATGGACTTATTCAGGATAATATTGCAAAGGGCGAGAAAATAGAAGATGTGCTGACTAAATTTACCGCACAGTTACCCTCGAAGGTTTTAGTTATCCATAATGCGAATTTAGATTTGGCGGTGCTAGATGCGGTATTTAGGCGATTAAATTTACCGGCACAAGAGGTTTATTACATCGACACTTTACAACTTGCTTTGTATGAATTGAAAAAAGAGCACGAAGTCGTTCCCTCAAATAGTGCATCCCTAGGTGCATGCTTACTACGAGCTGGTTTACCGGCGGTGCCTCAACATAATGCCTTAGAAGATGCCATGGCAGCGCTACTCCTATGTTATGCACAGTTAGCGTCATTAGGGCTAACACAACAAAGTTGCTTGGCAGACTTATCACATACTAAAGCGCTTGGTAAGAAAACACTTGGGGTGGTTAAGCCTTAA
- a CDS encoding NupC/NupG family nucleoside CNT transporter — MVGLLGIAVLLGIAFALSSAKRSISFRTVGGAFAMQALIGAFVLYSELGKEVLLAATGFVANIIAYSQDGIDFLFGPIGDKSIAFIFAFNVLPVIVFFSSLIAVLYHLKVMGLIIKVIGGFLQKVLRTSRPESMSAAANIFVGQTEAPLVVRPFIPHMTRSELFAVMVGGLASIAGSVMAGYAGMGVDLKYLLAASFMAAPGGMLMAKIILPETEEPKDGLSEIDSEDTGYANVFDAAASGAASGMTLALNVGAMLLAFIALIAMFNGLVGWTGGLLGYENVTFEGIMGYILQPLAWAIGVPWEEAQIAGSFIGQKMVVNEFVAYLNYLEHQPNLSESTQAIVTFALCGFANLSSIAILMGGIGAMAPTRRKEIAQLGLKAVIAATLSNLMSAALAGIYLTLG, encoded by the coding sequence ATGGTGGGTTTACTGGGCATTGCAGTCCTTTTAGGTATTGCATTCGCGCTTTCGTCGGCGAAACGCAGCATTAGTTTTCGTACTGTCGGTGGCGCCTTTGCTATGCAAGCTTTAATCGGCGCATTTGTTCTGTATTCTGAGCTAGGCAAAGAAGTTCTGTTAGCAGCAACAGGGTTTGTTGCTAACATCATTGCCTACAGTCAAGATGGAATTGACTTTCTCTTTGGTCCTATTGGCGATAAATCCATTGCATTTATATTCGCCTTTAATGTGTTGCCCGTTATCGTTTTCTTTTCATCACTTATTGCTGTGCTATATCACTTAAAAGTGATGGGCTTAATTATTAAAGTGATTGGTGGCTTCCTTCAAAAGGTATTGAGAACTAGTCGTCCTGAATCTATGTCAGCGGCAGCAAACATATTTGTAGGGCAGACCGAAGCCCCATTAGTCGTTCGCCCTTTCATACCTCATATGACGCGTTCTGAGCTATTTGCCGTGATGGTAGGTGGCCTAGCCTCTATTGCAGGTTCAGTCATGGCGGGTTATGCGGGTATGGGCGTAGATTTAAAATACTTACTCGCAGCAAGCTTTATGGCAGCGCCTGGCGGTATGTTGATGGCAAAAATCATCTTGCCAGAAACCGAAGAACCTAAAGACGGCTTGAGCGAAATAGATTCGGAAGACACTGGCTACGCAAACGTCTTTGATGCGGCTGCTAGCGGTGCAGCATCTGGGATGACACTCGCATTAAATGTGGGCGCTATGCTACTTGCCTTCATCGCCCTAATTGCCATGTTCAACGGCTTAGTGGGTTGGACAGGTGGGTTGTTAGGGTATGAAAATGTTACCTTTGAAGGGATCATGGGTTACATACTTCAACCCTTAGCATGGGCAATTGGTGTTCCGTGGGAAGAAGCACAGATAGCAGGAAGCTTTATAGGTCAGAAAATGGTAGTTAACGAATTTGTGGCTTACCTTAACTACCTTGAGCACCAACCCAACCTGTCTGAATCAACGCAAGCTATTGTCACTTTTGCACTTTGCGGTTTTGCGAACTTGTCCTCTATTGCTATTTTGATGGGTGGTATTGGTGCTATGGCACCTACTCGCCGAAAAGAAATTGCTCAGTTGGGCCTTAAAGCAGTTATTGCAGCAACGTTATCAAACTTGATGAGCGCAGCGCTCGCAGGCATTTACTTAACACTTGGCTAA